One Streptomyces fagopyri DNA window includes the following coding sequences:
- a CDS encoding RNA polymerase sigma factor SigF gives MSPRLDASQTQRATSAPSTEHPDHDPAGHGADLAGLEGLPEIPPYDEVGPVDARALSKTLFERLESLEEGTHDYSYVRNTLVELNLALVKFAASRFRSRSEPMEDIIQVGTIGLIKAIDRFELSRGVEFPTFAMPTIIGEIKRFFRDTSWSVRVPRRLQELRLDLAKAGDELAQRLDRSPTVGELAERLGITDDEVVEGMAASNAYTASSLDAQPEEDDSEGALADRIGYEDHGLEGIEYVESLKPLIAGLPPRDRQILSLRFVANMTQSEIGDELGISQMHVSRLLSRTLVRLRKGLTVEE, from the coding sequence ATGTCACCCCGGCTCGACGCATCGCAGACCCAGAGGGCGACGTCGGCACCCTCTACGGAACACCCGGACCACGATCCCGCCGGCCACGGCGCGGACCTCGCGGGTCTGGAAGGGCTTCCGGAGATCCCCCCGTACGACGAGGTGGGGCCGGTGGACGCACGAGCCCTGTCCAAGACGCTCTTCGAGCGCCTGGAGTCCCTCGAAGAGGGCACCCACGACTACTCGTACGTCCGCAACACGCTCGTCGAACTCAACCTCGCGCTGGTGAAGTTCGCCGCCTCCCGCTTCCGCTCCCGCAGCGAGCCGATGGAGGACATCATCCAGGTCGGCACGATCGGCCTGATCAAGGCGATCGACCGCTTCGAGCTGAGCCGCGGCGTCGAATTCCCCACCTTCGCCATGCCGACCATCATCGGCGAGATCAAGCGCTTCTTCCGCGACACCTCCTGGTCCGTGCGCGTGCCGCGCAGGCTGCAGGAACTCCGGCTCGACCTGGCCAAGGCGGGCGACGAACTCGCCCAGCGGCTCGACCGGTCACCCACCGTGGGCGAGTTGGCGGAGCGCCTGGGCATCACCGACGACGAGGTCGTCGAGGGCATGGCCGCCTCGAACGCCTACACGGCGAGCTCGCTGGACGCCCAGCCCGAGGAGGACGACTCCGAGGGCGCGCTCGCGGACCGCATCGGCTACGAGGACCACGGGCTCGAGGGCATCGAGTACGTGGAGTCCCTCAAGCCCCTGATCGCCGGCCTGCCGCCGCGCGACCGGCAGATCCTGTCGCTGCGCTTCGTCGCCAACATGACCCAGTCCGAGATCGGCGACGAACTCGGCATCTCGCAGATGCACGTGTCACGGCTGCTGTCGCGGACGCTGGTGCGGCTGCGCAAGGGCCTGACGGTCGAGGAGTGA
- a CDS encoding STAS domain-containing protein produces MDRGTVGSAQSGRLLVEVREEGSSAVVTPAGELDHHTAELLREPLEACLEKGYSRLVVDCSRLEFCDSTGLNVLLGARLKAEAAGGGVHLAGMLPVVARVFEITGAEAVFTVHETLDAALAD; encoded by the coding sequence ATGGACCGCGGGACAGTCGGCAGCGCACAGTCTGGCCGGCTTCTTGTCGAGGTGCGGGAAGAGGGCTCCAGTGCCGTCGTGACCCCCGCGGGTGAGTTGGATCACCACACGGCCGAATTGTTGCGTGAGCCACTCGAAGCCTGTCTCGAAAAGGGATACTCCCGGCTCGTCGTCGACTGTTCACGGCTCGAGTTCTGCGACTCCACCGGACTCAACGTACTGCTCGGCGCCCGGCTCAAGGCCGAGGCCGCGGGCGGCGGGGTCCATCTGGCGGGGATGCTGCCGGTGGTGGCGCGGGTCTTCGAGATCACCGGGGCGGAGGCCGTCTTCACCGTTCACGAGACGCTCGATGCGGCGCTGGCCGACTAG
- a CDS encoding ATP-binding protein, translating into MSTTRPYSPGDRGPESGDGGASGVSGDGVSVSGRPVAPTADGVSVTVSAGDAGVLSAGRSARRLSFAGESGVVPLARDFARQALHAWGWLPAAGADRRAAAEDVLLVVSELVTNACLHAEGPEELRISCDNKVLRVEVSDRGAGQPAPRTPHRAGRPGGHGMFIVQRLCLDWGVVRAPGVAGKTVWAELGAPA; encoded by the coding sequence ATGAGCACCACCCGGCCCTACTCGCCGGGCGACCGCGGCCCCGAGTCGGGCGACGGCGGCGCTTCCGGGGTGTCGGGAGACGGCGTGAGCGTGTCCGGGCGCCCGGTGGCCCCGACCGCCGACGGCGTGTCCGTGACGGTGTCCGCCGGCGACGCGGGCGTCCTGTCCGCCGGCCGGTCCGCCCGCAGGCTGAGTTTCGCGGGCGAGAGCGGCGTCGTGCCGCTCGCCCGCGACTTCGCCCGTCAGGCGCTGCACGCGTGGGGCTGGCTGCCCGCCGCGGGAGCCGACCGGCGAGCCGCCGCCGAGGACGTCCTGCTGGTCGTCTCCGAGCTGGTCACCAACGCCTGCCTGCACGCGGAAGGTCCGGAGGAACTCCGGATCAGCTGCGACAACAAGGTGCTGCGCGTCGAGGTCTCCGACCGGGGCGCCGGGCAGCCCGCCCCGCGCACCCCGCACCGCGCCGGACGGCCCGGCGGTCACGGCATGTTCATCGTGCAGCGACTGTGCCTGGACTGGGGAGTCGTCCGTGCTCCCGGCGTCGCCGGCAAGACCGTATGGGCGGAACTCGGCGCACCTGCCTGA
- a CDS encoding LPXTG cell wall anchor domain-containing protein: protein MFRQKSVGSEGQAVPNRTYQKRTAAFALAAALAGSAVLTAAPAAEAAVVNVNYQCKTPIGDKSAVSPIDIKGVRSGSAYKLTMSWQKGVSSSPVELGKGAMSPSAVIRVGGADSGTVAVSGPANAAAIPANTPIKISDLSGTYTPSKSGKVTFTAGVLTIKALGTTTTCTPTDNPGPSLTLDVTAAGGGSGSGGSGGSGGSGGSGSQTGSDSGGQLPQTGPADSALALGTLGGTVLLAGAAGALWLTRRHQAARR, encoded by the coding sequence ATGTTCCGTCAGAAATCTGTCGGGAGTGAGGGGCAGGCCGTGCCGAACCGGACGTACCAGAAACGAACCGCCGCGTTCGCGCTCGCCGCGGCCCTGGCCGGCTCGGCGGTGCTGACGGCCGCCCCCGCCGCCGAGGCCGCCGTGGTGAACGTCAACTACCAGTGCAAGACACCGATCGGCGACAAGAGCGCCGTGTCGCCCATCGACATCAAGGGCGTCAGGAGCGGCAGCGCCTACAAGCTCACCATGTCCTGGCAGAAGGGCGTCTCGTCCAGCCCGGTCGAGCTGGGCAAGGGCGCGATGAGCCCGAGCGCGGTCATCAGGGTGGGCGGCGCCGACAGCGGCACGGTCGCGGTGAGCGGCCCGGCCAACGCGGCCGCGATCCCCGCCAACACCCCCATCAAGATCAGTGACCTGAGCGGGACGTACACCCCGTCCAAGAGCGGCAAGGTCACCTTCACGGCGGGCGTGCTGACCATCAAGGCGCTCGGTACGACGACCACCTGCACGCCCACCGACAATCCGGGGCCCTCGCTGACCCTCGACGTCACGGCCGCGGGCGGCGGGTCCGGATCGGGCGGGTCCGGCGGGTCCGGCGGGTCCGGCGGGTCGGGTTCGCAGACCGGCTCCGACTCCGGCGGGCAGCTCCCGCAGACCGGCCCGGCCGACTCGGCGCTCGCCCTCGGCACGCTCGGCGGCACCGTGCTCCTCGCGGGCGCCGCGGGCGCGCTGTGGCTGACGCGCCGGCACCAGGCGGCACGCCGCTGA
- a CDS encoding COG1470 family protein, which translates to MPYARVLCCAVGALLSLTAPPAAAAEDDWSVVPSAGTGTARPYVYAEGTPGTVLQDTVSVLNPAARPLTVRLRGADADSTARGGFTVRTTGRATDTGAWIAFAEERGGHREPAGAVSVRIPARTRADVPFSVSVPPGATPGDHPGAIVASAGGRSAAVRVRLRVGGPALPALTVEHVTYHGGRVSYELVNRGNTVLGPRLAVRADGVLGRVLDRPPRALPVELPPGRRVTLTEPWRDPPALDAVDVRLTVTAAGGARATASTPVRFVPWGAVAGAGCGLVAVAALLVLRRRGRGTRDDRACASARTEAEWTGAVS; encoded by the coding sequence ATGCCGTACGCCCGTGTTCTGTGCTGTGCCGTCGGCGCGCTGCTGTCGCTGACCGCACCTCCGGCCGCCGCGGCGGAGGACGACTGGTCCGTCGTGCCGTCCGCGGGCACGGGCACCGCACGGCCGTACGTCTACGCGGAGGGAACGCCCGGCACGGTCCTCCAGGACACCGTGTCCGTGCTCAACCCGGCGGCGAGGCCGCTGACGGTCCGGCTGCGCGGCGCGGACGCCGACAGCACCGCGCGCGGCGGCTTCACCGTCCGTACCACCGGCAGGGCCACGGACACGGGCGCCTGGATCGCCTTCGCCGAGGAACGCGGGGGACACCGGGAGCCGGCCGGCGCGGTGTCCGTGCGGATACCCGCCCGCACCCGCGCCGACGTGCCGTTCAGCGTGAGCGTTCCGCCGGGCGCGACGCCCGGCGACCATCCGGGAGCGATCGTCGCGAGCGCCGGCGGCCGCTCCGCGGCGGTGCGGGTACGGCTCCGGGTCGGCGGACCGGCACTGCCGGCGCTCACGGTCGAGCACGTCACCTACCACGGCGGACGCGTCTCCTACGAGCTGGTCAACCGCGGCAACACCGTGCTCGGCCCGAGGCTCGCGGTACGCGCGGACGGTGTCCTCGGCAGGGTCCTCGACCGTCCCCCGAGAGCCCTGCCCGTCGAGCTCCCGCCGGGCCGCCGCGTGACGCTCACCGAACCGTGGCGCGACCCGCCGGCACTGGACGCGGTCGACGTACGGCTCACGGTGACGGCGGCGGGCGGGGCGCGCGCCACCGCCTCCACGCCGGTGCGGTTCGTGCCCTGGGGCGCGGTGGCGGGCGCCGGGTGCGGTCTCGTGGCGGTCGCCGCGCTCCTCGTCCTACGGCGGCGCGGGCGCGGTACGAGGGACGACAGGGCGTGCGCCTCGGCGCGTACGGAAGCGGAGTGGACGGGAGCGGTGTCGTGA